A region of the Bacteroidota bacterium genome:
TTGGTTTTTGAGTAGATTCAAAATTTTAGTTTTCAATGAAAATAATTCTATTGAGCATATTTTTTAATCGGTTTGTGTGTTTATTTGGGTTGTAATTAACACACCAATTTTGAGGTCCCTTTCGGTTTATTGTAACCAAGCAAATATATTTAACTGTCCTTAATAAATTAACAGTTACCCCGAATTTCCATTAATATTTCAAAATGACATTTTAGCATAAAGCTAACCGCAGAGCGGTGAAAGAATGGTTACAAGGAGCCTCCCCCAAGAATCGGCTGAACCCCGTAGGGGTGACACCTTGGAAGCGTGAAGTACTTAATTGTGGAAGAGAAAAAATATAATTATGTTATATAAATTGGAATTATGTGCCTAAATGCAAAACTAGTCAGCATGTGCTTTTAAATTCAGGGCATATACTATTTACCTTTTCGTCTGATTCCACATCGTCAGGTGTCACCCCTACGGGGTTTTACAGATTCTTGGGGGTGGGGTTTTTCTACCAATCTTTCACCGCTCTGCGGTTGGTTTTTTCGAAGATTCAAAGTTTTAGTTATTAATGAAAATACATCTTATGTTAATATTTTGGATAGCTGGTTTGGGTGTTTAAATTCCATTTTGGAAAACACCTACCAGTTACTCTTACCTTCTAGTTCCAACAATTACAATCTGTTTTCATCCACCACCATTATCGCAACATTCCCTTTTTTATGGCCTTGATCCATGTATTGGTGTGCTGATATTATTGAGGATAATGGGTAGGTTTTGTCGATAATGGATTTTAGGTGGCCGGATTCTACGAGGGTTTTTATTTCATCTAAATCTGATGCGCGCATGGCAGGATCTTTTCCTGTTATAATGGTTTTGTTTTCTTTTTTTGCGGCTTGTTTCATTTCCTTCGACTTAAATGGTGCTGTTATGTTGATATAAATACCTCCGGATTTTAAAACGCGATTTGCAATTGAAAATGGTAATTTATCGACAGCTACAAAAACAACATCGTATGTTGCTAATTGCGATTCGAAATTGGGAGCGGTGTAGTCGATAAATTTATGTGCGCCTAAGTCTGTTACTAATTGTTGGTTTTTTAAACTACTCGCTGCTGTGATTTCGGCACCGGTTAATTTTGCTAATTGCAAAGCATAAGTGCCAACACTTCCTGAAGCGCCATAAATTAATATTTTTTTGCCGGATGTTAATTGTGCGGCGTTTATAAAATGATTTGCCGTTAATGCGCCAATGGGCAAGGTAGCCGTTTCTGCAAAGGAACTATTTTGCGGCATTACCGAAATG
Encoded here:
- a CDS encoding NAD(P)-dependent alcohol dehydrogenase, with translation MKAVICTKYGEPEVLQMREVPVPVPKSNEVKIKIYATSVTAADFRIRSFTIPPAYKLIARFVLGFTKPRKSILGVEFSGVIEEIGSTVTKFKKGDKVFAATLNQFGAYAEYICMPETATISVMPQNSSFAETATLPIGALTANHFINAAQLTSGKKILIYGASGSVGTYALQLAKLTGAEITAASSLKNQQLVTDLGAHKFIDYTAPNFESQLATYDVVFVAVDKLPFSIANRVLKSGGIYINITAPFKSKEMKQAAKKENKTIITGKDPAMRASDLDEIKTLVESGHLKSIIDKTYPLSSIISAHQYMDQGHKKGNVAIMVVDENRL